From the Melioribacteraceae bacterium 4301-Me genome, the window TAATGCCCCATGCAATCATTATCGCTGATTAATAACAGTCTCTATCCTATTGTTTCTTTTTCTTCCTTCAATAGTATAATGGGATCGCTTCCTGTGTAACCTGCGGATGACAATCTTCCTTTCAATAATTCAGAATGTGAAAAAAGATAATCCATTATGTTTATTGCGTGTAGTTCAGAAATTTTGCTGTTCATTCTGAGGGATTTTTCATTTACAAAGAATAAAAAATTCGGCTTTACAAAACTCATGAAGCAGAATTGTGCTTCGGAAGGATTTGCTGAAACAAATTTGATCTTTGACATTAGAGAAAACGTTAAGCCAAAAAATAAGGTAATAAGGTTGAAGTTCCATAGTTAGTATGTGTTACTTACTAAGGTAAAGAAAAGTGAATAAGGTTTTTAGAAAAACTTTTAAATAAGTAAGGATATAAATGTTATTGATTCACAAAGGATTAAAATCGGGGGCTTATAAGTAAAAAATTCTTTAGGATAAGCAGACTTCTAAGAACCTCACAATCTGACAAAGACCTACAAAAAGAGTAGTTTTAAAAACTGGACGAAAAATTTAATTCTGCCAACTGTTTTCTTAACCTTATTACTTTATTGAAAATCCTCAGACAGTTTTGTGATGGTGTAACAAAAATAACTTTTTAAATGTGTTTTGTATTCATCAAAAGCATTAACTAAGAAAGAAAGGAAATGAAAAAAATTATTAGGTATTAAAATTCATCTCTGTAAAGAAGGAGAACAGCAGCCTGGGGAACAATGACAAACTTTTGTTTTTCGATTTCAACTTCGATTGCATCTTTCCTTAAAAAGAGTGCAAAGTCACCTTCCTTTGCCTGCAAGGGAATGTATTTTGCACTTTTCTTTTCTTTCCAAGGTTCGTCATCGTCTGTAGGTATTGCAACTGGGTAGCCAGGACCAATTTTAATTACATAGCCACCCTGCACCTTTTCTTTTTCATGAACGCCAGGCGGAAGGTATAAGCCGCTGTTAGTTTTCTCAAGATTTTCCTCGGGTTTTATAAGCAGCCGATCGCCAACTATAATTATTTTTTCTGTGTTAATCATCATAACTACCTAAACATTTTCTACAAAAATAAGAAACTATACAGTTTTTTTTAATCCCTTGTAACAATTATACTCTTTTCTTTGACGAGTAATTGTGCGGGAACAACAGACAGAATCTCTTTTTTTAATGCTTTAATAATTCTTTTCCCACCGTAAGATTTATGATAAACAATGCTTATTTCTCTTTTTGGTACCGGCTTTTCAAACTCACGTACAAATTTATAGTTTTCAGTATTCTCAATTTCTTTAACAGCAAGATAGGGAAGTAGAGTCATACCAAAATTATTTTCTACAAGTTTTTTAAGAGTTTCAATAGTGCCTCCTTCAAATGTGGGAGAAGGTTTTTCTTCTTGAGGATTAATACTGCAATATTTTTTACAAATATTTATAACTTGGTCTCTAAAACAATGTCCTTCTTTAAGCAGCCATAAGTCTTTAAGCTGTAATTCAGCTGCATTTATTTTTTTTCGATTAAAGAGAAAATGCTTTTTTGAAACATAAGCAACAAAAGGTTCATAATAAATTGGTTCTTCTACAATAGTGTTATCATTAAGCGGGGTTGCAAGAATAGCAGCGTCGAGCTGGTCTTTTTTAAGTTTGTCGATTATTATGTCAGTCTCAATTTCATCAAAGACCAGATTCAACTGTGAATGCTTTTTAATAAAGTTCTCTAAAAATAATGGCAACAAAAAAGGGGCGATAGTTGGTATTATTCCAAGTCGAAATCTACCCTTAATAATTCCAAGTTCTTCATCTACAATTTCTTTTATTTTCTGATGCTCTTTGAGTACAGTTCGTGCTTGTTCAATAATTTTAGCACCTATTTTAGTAGTCTTAACTGGATAGCTGGCACGGTCGAAAATTTTTATACCAAGTTCATCTTCCAGCTTTTTGATTTGCATGCTTAACGTGGGTTGAGTGACAAAACATTCAGATGCAGCTTGCGCGAAACTTTTAAAGTTATCTACTGCAACTATGTAAGTAAGTTGCGTTATGGTCATAAGTGTTCAATGTTAACTAATACTACTTATTATAAATATAATAATAAATATCTATTTTGATAAATAAATTAGCAGTTGAATCACACTTGTCAT encodes:
- a CDS encoding co-chaperone GroES is translated as MINTEKIIIVGDRLLIKPEENLEKTNSGLYLPPGVHEKEKVQGGYVIKIGPGYPVAIPTDDDEPWKEKKSAKYIPLQAKEGDFALFLRKDAIEVEIEKQKFVIVPQAAVLLLYRDEF
- a CDS encoding LysR substrate-binding domain-containing protein; protein product: MTITQLTYIVAVDNFKSFAQAASECFVTQPTLSMQIKKLEDELGIKIFDRASYPVKTTKIGAKIIEQARTVLKEHQKIKEIVDEELGIIKGRFRLGIIPTIAPFLLPLFLENFIKKHSQLNLVFDEIETDIIIDKLKKDQLDAAILATPLNDNTIVEEPIYYEPFVAYVSKKHFLFNRKKINAAELQLKDLWLLKEGHCFRDQVINICKKYCSINPQEEKPSPTFEGGTIETLKKLVENNFGMTLLPYLAVKEIENTENYKFVREFEKPVPKREISIVYHKSYGGKRIIKALKKEILSVVPAQLLVKEKSIIVTRD